Within Aliivibrio fischeri, the genomic segment ATGCATAAACAAAACCTGAACATGCTGCTGATAAATCAAATGCAGGACAGCCTTGAATACCTAATAAACCTTGAACTTCACACGCTGCAGATGGAAATGAGTACGTAGGCGTACTTGTTGCCAAAATAATAAGATCAATATCGTTCTTATCAATACCAGCCATTTCAATTGCATTTACAGAAGCAAGGTGAGCCATTGTAGCTACCGATTCATCTTCACCAGCAATGCGACGTTCACTAATACCAGTTCGAGCTAAGATCCACTCATCACTAGTATCGACCATTTTTTCTAAATCCGCATTTGAGCGAATTTGTGCTGGTAAATAGCTACCAGTACCTAAAATTTTGCTATACATGAAGACTAATAATGCCTCTCGAGTAAAACTGCCTCCAAGCGATCACTAATACGGTTAGGTATTTGTCGCTTGACCTCATGAACCGCTTCCTTGATGGCATTGTTAAAGGCAGATACATCTGCGCTTCCATGACTTTTAACAACAATGCCGCGCAATCCTATCAGACTTGCGCCGTTATACTGGTCGGGTTCAGCCCTTTTAAGCAAGAAATGACATCACCAAAGAGCCATTTCGCTATAAATTGTTTAAATTTTGATGTGATCAGGTGTGATTTTAGTTGATCTAAAAATAAATGCGCTACACCTTCACTTGTTTTCAAGCAAACATTCCCAACAAAGCCATCACACACTACTACATCTGCAATGCCTTGATAAAGCTTATCACCTTCAATATAGCCGATAAATTCAATATCTTGGCATTGATTTAACATTTCAGCGCAACGTTTAATCTGATCGTTACCCTTAATCTCTTCTTCACCAATATTTAATAATGCGACTTTAGCTTTACGTTTCAATGTTTGCTCAGCTAATTCTGAACCCATTACTGCGAACTGAAAAAGGGTTTCAGCATCGCACGAAACATTAGCACCAAGATCTAACATCCAAGTTCTTTGATTATTTTTAGTTGGTAAAGGGCTAATTAGCGCAGGACGTTCGACACCAGGAAGAAGCTTTAATGTAAATCGAGATAATCCCATCAGCGCACCTGTATTGCCGGCACTAATGCACGCATCAGCTTCTTTATTTGCGACCATGTCAATGGCCATTCGCATTGAGCTTCCGCGACTGTGACGTAGGGCTTTTGAAGGTTGTGTGTTATTGCCTATAACGCTCTCGCTATGAACAATAGAAAATCTTGAGTTGGGGATATAATTTAGATGTGTCAGTTGTGTAGAAATCGCGTCACGATCTCCAATAACTGTAATTTTTAGCTCTGGGAATTGTGACAATGCCTGCACGGCGGCAGGCACTGTAACTTGGGGACCGAAATCCCCACCCATCGCATCAATTGCAATGGTTAGCTGCTGCAAAGCGTCAACCTTACTTGTTGATTACCTTGCGGCCACGGTAGTAACCGTCAGCTGTAACGTTGTGACGAAGGTGAGTTTCGCCACTTGTTGCGTCTACAGATACTGCACTTGTAGTTAGTGCATCGTGTGAACGACGCATGCCACGCATTGAACGTGATTTCTTGCTCTTTTGTACGGCCATGGACCCTACTCCTCAATTACTGTTGTTTTAAAGATTTTAAAACATCAAACGGATTCGGTTTCTCTTCCTCTTCAGGAATTTCGCCAAATACCAAATTGTTAGATTTGACCTGACAATCTTCAATGTCATGCATAGCGACTTGCGGCAACGCTAGAATAAACTCGTCAGTTACCAGCTCAACGAGATCGACTTCACCAAACTCATTTAAATCTACAAGCTCATAGTCCTCAGGAACTAAAGCTGCCTTCTCTTCGCTTAAAAAAGGCGTGTAGGTAAATGATACGCTTAGATGATGTTCGAAATTTTCATTACAGCGTTGACATTCCAACAACACATCGACGTCAGCTTTACCAGAGATAACGGCTAGTCGTTGTTCGTCAACTTTAAATGACAAAGTGACTTCAGCATCACTTTTCACATCTACAGTAGATTCAGCTAAACGCTTTAAAATACTAGACTGGATGATTCCATCGTAGTCCATTCTTTTTTGAGCAGTTCGAGCAGCATCAACTGTTCGTGGTAATTTTACCTTTTGCATAGGGCGCGCATCTTATCTTTCTAAAGCCTTCGAGTCAAAGAAAAATGGCACAAATTTATGCTTTTTTTCTTCCCAGTTGCTATTTCAGCAGAGTTGCTAATAATAAACGAAAAATTTGAGAAGAAGAACCCATTATGCAATCAAAACTTATTCTTGCCTCTACATCCCCATTCCGTAAAGAGATCTTGTCAAAGATCCAACTGGATTTTGATGCAATTTCACCCGTTTGTGATGAAACTCCGCTGAAAAATGAATCACCTATCAATTTAGTGACTCGTTTAGCAGAGACAAAAGCAAATTCATGTGGCATTGAAGATCCAAATTATTTGATAATTGGATCCGACCAAGTTTGTGTCATTAACGAAAAAATTATCGGTAAACCACTTACTCGTGAAAAAGCAGTACAACAACTCGAAGAAGCAAGTGGTCAGAAAATCACATTTTATACAGGCCTTTCCGTATTTAATACCACAACCAAACAAGCAGAAACCATCTGTGAAGAGTTCAATGTTTATTTCAGAAAACTAAGCCGTCAACAAATTGAAAACTATGTAGACAAAGAAGAACCGTTTTATTGTGCTGGCAGTTTTAAATGTGAAGGTTTAGGTATTGCTTTATTTGAGAAGTTAGAAGGAAAAGATCCAAATACGCTAATTGGATTACCGCTAATCTCGCTTATCGATATGTTAGAGAAACAAGGCCTTAACGTTTTGTAATTAATAAAAAAAGCGATAAGTAACAATCTACTTATCGCTTCTAGCATTTCAATTAATTCTATTAAACTTACATCGTTAGATTAATTTTTACTGCGTAAGCCTTTTAATACTCGTTCTAATTTTGCTTCCATTGGTGCACTAATATCCATTAACTCTTCCGTTGCTGGATGAGTGAACTTGATGTTTGCAGCATGCAAAAATAGACGGTCTAAACCAAATTGGCCTGTATACGCATCAAATCGACGATCACCATAACGGTCATCCCAACCAATTGGGTGTCCCGTATATTGCGTATGAACACGAATTTGGTGCGTACGACCTGTAATTGGACTTGCTTGAATAAGTGTTGCTTGTTCGAATTTCTCAAGCACCTTAAATCGAGTCTCAGATGGTTTTCCGTTTGGATTGACACGAACAATACTATTCACTTCGTTTTTTAGTAGTGGAGCATTAACAACCTTGCAGCTGTTCTTCCATTGTCCCATCACTAGTGCAAAGTAATATTTTTGTACCGTTTTATTTCTAAACTGTTCTTGAAGTCGACGTAGAGCTGAGCGTTTCTTCGCAACCAATAAGATACCAGACGTATCACGGTCAATTCGGTGTACTAATTCTAAAAAACGAGCATCAGGTCGCAAAGCTCGTAATGCTTCGATCGCACCAAATTTTAAACCGCTACCACCGTGCACCGCTGTACCTGATGGTTTATTTAAAATTAATACATGATCATCTTCATAAATAATACAATGTTCAAGCTCTGCTACTTTGCCTAATTTTACATTAGGAAGATCTGGTGCAGTTGATTCCGGCACTTTTACTGGAGGGATACGAACTACGTCCCCTTCTTGCAGTTTATATTCAGGCTTAATACGTTTTTTATTTACGCGCACTTCTCCCTTACGCACGATTCGATAAATCATACTTTTAGGGACATTTTTTAAGCGGGCAAGAAGAAAATTATCGATTCGTTGCCCTGCAAAATCGTCATCAATATCGACGAATTGCACTTTTGGTTTATCATCATTCATTGGGGCATTCTACTGCTATATTCTCATTTGATGAAATTTTTTTAACTCAGATCTAAATAATGAAGATTGCTGCGATTTCATCTGACTGTTATAGTTGCACTCTGAAATTAGCCCAGATGGCTATTTCTTCACCTTGGTGAGCATAAAAGCACCAACACGAACTAAAAATATACTGCTCAAACGCAGTGATGCAGCAATTGGCGTAAGACATCTGTACTGCTTTGAGTTTTTTTGCTTGTTATGCCTAAACCATTTTTGATGTTTTAACGACCGTGAATTATTGCGGATCAGCACTGTTAATTAATGGTGTTGATGTGGATTGTGCCCTAGAGCATCCCTGAGTTCCAGCCGTGAGGCTGCACATGTAATCAGCCTTGGGATCTGGCACCATTTAAAATGGATTAAGATACACAAGCTCGACAATTTGTAATGAGTATTCACTAATGAAAAGAATGTTGATTAACGCAACCCAAAAGGAAGAGTTGCGCGTCGCATTAGTTGATGGCCAACGCCTTTTCGATCTCGATATCGAAAGTCCTGGTCACGAATCTAAAAAAGCTAATATTTATAAAGGCAAAATCACACGTATCGAACCAAGCTTGGAAGCAGCTTTTGTTGATTACGGCGCTGATCGCCATGGTTTCCTTCCCCTTAAGGAAATCGCAAAAGAATATTTCCCACAAGGCTACACATATCAAGGTCGTCCAAACATTAAGGACGTTTTGAAAGAAGGCCAAGAAGTTATTGTTCAAGTTGAAAAAGAAGAGCGCGGAAACAAAGGCGCAGCTTTAACAACGTTCATCTCTCTTGCTGGTAGTTACCTTGTTCTTATGCCAAACAACCCTCGTGCAGGCGGTATTTCTCGTCGTATCGAAGGTGAAGAGCGCACTCAATTAAAAGCAGCATTAAGCACATTAGAACTACCTCAAGGTATGGGACTAATTGTACGTACTGCAGGTGTTGGCAAATCAGCTGAAGAACTTGAGTGGGATTTAAATGTTCTACTGAACCACTGGGAAGCGGTTAAACACGCTTCTGAATCAAACCAAGCTCCATTCCTAATTCACCAAGAAAGTAACGTAATTGTTCGCGCAATTCGTGATTACTTACGTCGTGATATTGGTGAAATCTTAATTGATAGCCCGAAAATCTTTGATCGTGCTCGTCAACATATTCAACTTATTCGTCCAGATTTCTTATCTCGCGTTAAGCTGTATGAAGGCGAAGTTCCTCTGTTTAGTCACTACCAAATCGAAAGCCAAATTGAATCGGCATTTGAGCGTGAAGTTCGCCTTCCATCTGGTGGCTCTATTGTTATTGACCCAACAGAAGCTTTAACATCAATTGATATCAACTCTGCTCGTGCAACGAAAGGCGGTGATATTGAAGAAACGGCACTAAATACTAACCTTGAAGCTGCTGACGAAATCGCACGTCAATTACGTTTACGTGACTTAGGTGGTTTAGTAGTTATCGACTTTATCGACATGACGCCAGTTCGTCACCAACGTGAAGTTGAAAACCGTATGCGTGAAGCCGTTCGTATGGATCGTGCTCGTGTTCAAATTGGTCGTATTTCTCGTTTCGGTCTTCTAGAAATGTCTCGCCAACGCTTAAGCCCGTCTTTAGCAGAAGCAAGCCACCATATTTGTCCTCGTTGTACGGGTACTGGTGTGGTTCGTGATAACGAATCTCTAGCACTGTCTGTTCTACGTTTAATTGAAGAAGAATCATTAAAAGACAATACAACACAAGTTCTTGCTGTTGTGCCTGTTTCTATTGCTTCTTATTTATTAAATGAAAAACGTCGTTCAGTTCAACACATTGAAAAATTCCATGATGTTCGCGTAATTATTGTTCCTAACTCTGATATGGAAACGCCTCACTTTGAAGTGATCCGTATCCGTGATGGTGAAGAGCAAGAGATGCTGTCTTACCTTCTTCCTAAGAAGCTAGAAGCGCTACGTGAAGCTGAATCAAAAGAAGCTCCAGTTGTAAATATTGCTCCTAAGAAACGTGAAGAACCTGTTCTTCAAGGTTTCAGTGCACCAACTCAGGCTGCGCCAGTTGCTAAAGCACAACCAGAGAAAAAAGCAGAAGCAAAAACTGAAGAAAAACCTGGCATTATTAGCCGTTTCTTCAAAGCAATTGCTAACTTCTTCTCAGCTCCTGAAGTATCAGAGAAAACTGAAAAGAAAGTTGAAGAAGAGAAACCAGCTCAACCTCAACGTCGTAATCAAAATCGCAATAATGACCGTCGCCGTAATAACGAAAATGGTCGTAATAACCGCAACAATCGTCGTAATGGTAACGATAACCGTAACGAAAACCGTCGTGGTAAAAAGCAAGACGATGCGAATGCAACAACAACAGGTAAGCAAGCTAAAGCAAATGATAATAAGCCAACTAAACAGCCTAAAGTACGCAAAGAAATTGCAGAACAAGGTCTTAAATTAGCGGCTGATGCTCAACAAGCTCCTGCACAAAACACTGAAAAGCAAACTGAAAAACGTGAAAAAACGGCTCAAGTAAAACAGCGTCGTCAACGTCGTCAATTGCAGAAAAAGTACGTACAGGTAAAGCGGTTGAAGCTGAAAATGATGCAGTTGTAGCAGCACAAGTTGAAGCTCAACAATCAAACACTGAAGTAAATACTGAGAAAAACACTGAGCGTAAAGAAGGCCAACGTCGTAACCGTCGTTCACCTCGTCACCTTCGTGCAAGCGGTCAACGTCGCCGTCGTCGCGATCGTCGCCCTGTAAACCCTTCTCGTTTATCTTCTGGTGTTGCATCACCTGAAATGGCAATGGGCAAAGCTTATCCTGATTTCGCGCGTATTCTGGAAATGAAGCAAGCGAAACAACGCCAACAAGAGAAATTCGTAGATAACGAAACTCAAGCGGCTCAAGATAAAGCACCAAAAGTTAACGTTCAAATCGGTGGCGTTGCTTTCCCTGAAATGGCCATGGGTAAAGTATTACTTCCTTATGTTGAAGCATCTGTTGCTCCGATTAAAGAAGCGGTACAAGCACCTGTTGTTGAAGAAGTGAAAGAGACAACTCCAGCACCAGTTGAAGTTGCTGTGACTGAAGCTCCAATTGCTACTCCTGTAGTAAACGTCGTAGCAGAAACACCTGTTGAACCAGCGGTAGCAGAAGTAAATGAAGTTGCTGTTGCTGAAGCTGCTGTAAAACCCGTTGTTGAAGTTGAAGAAGTACAACCTATTGTTGAAACTAAGGTTGCTCCAAAAACTCAATACAAGGGACATGCTTCTTCTGGTATGACAAAAGCAACAGGTCCAACAGAGATTAAAGAAATCACTGTGACTGCTGCTGAGTTCAGAGCAGAACGCTTTACTCCAAAACAAGCGGGTAGCCAAACAGCCACTTCTCAAGCAAGTGCTGCGATGGCAAAAACTGCCGGTTTATAATTTTTTAGGCAAACGCCTTTAAAACAAATAACCAATAAAATTAAGCAAGTTACGTTTCGACGTAACTTGCTTTTTTTATATCTAATTCCGAATAAACATTGAAGTTCATCACGCTTTTCTGTACGATTCGCCGCACACTATGCTTGAAAAACAACCAAAGAAGATATCTAAAAAACATGTTTGAATTTCCAAAATTTTCTAATCATTCTGTAAAGAATGATGTCTTATCAGGTCTAACCGTTGCGCTAGCCTTGGTACCTGAAGCTGTAGCTTTTGCCTTTGTTGCAGGTGTTGACCCAATGGTAGGCTTATATGCTGCCTTCATCGTAGGTTTAATTACTTCTCTTATTGGCGGTCGTCCAGGTATGATCTCTGGTGCAACGGGTGCTATGGCTGTGGTAATGGTTAGCTTAGTTTCTGTTCACGGCGTTCAATACCTTTTTGCAGCCATTATGCTCGCCGGTATTCTTCAAATTTCAGCTGGTTTATTTAAGCTTGGTAAATTCATTCGTATCGTGCCTCACCCTGTAATGATCGGATTTGTAAACGGCCTTGCTATTGTTATCTTCCTTGCTCAACTTGGTCAGTTTAAAGCGCCCGATGCATTAGGTAATCTGGATTGGCTTCAAGGCGATCAAATGATGTTAATGCTTGGTCTTGTTGCTGTAACTATGGCTATCATTCATTTCTTACCAAAGTTAACAACTGCAGTTCCATCTTCATTGGTTGCTATTATTGTTGTTACAGGCTTAGTGCAAGGTTTAGATTTAGACACTCGTACTGTAGTAGATTTTCTACGTACAATGAGTGGTAATGATTCAGCAACACTAGCAGGCTCTTTACCAACATTTGCATTACCGGTTGTTCCTCTGTCATTAGAAACACTTTACATCATCTTCCCATATGCGCTTATCTTAGCGGCAATTGGTCTTATCGAATCCCTTCTAACACTAACGGTAATTGATGAGATGACAGGTACTCGTGGTCAATCAAATCGTGAGTGTGTTGGTCAAGGTGTTGCAAACGTAACATGTTCTGTATTTGGCGCTATGGGCGGCTGTGCAATGATTGGTCAATCAATGATTAACGTAAACTCTGGTGGTCGTGGTCGTTTATCTGGCATCGTAGCTGCTGTAATGCTGTTAGTCTTCATCCTATTTGCTTCTTCACTAATTGAGATGATCCCTCTAGCTGCTCTTGTTGGTGTTATGTTCATGGTAGTTATTGGTACATTTGAATGGGCAACATTCAAACTGGCACGTCGTGTACCAAAACAAGACTTCTTCGTGATTGTACTTGTAACCGTTGTTACTGTGTTTACTGACCTTGCTGTAGCAGTAGCTGTTGGTGTTATTGCATCAGCACTTATGTTTGCATGGCAACACGCTAAACACATCTTCTCTACAAACTCTGTAAACGAAGAAGGTTCTAAAGTTTATGAGATTAATGGTCCAATTTTCTTTGGTTCAGCAGCAAACTTCTTAGAGTTATTCGACGTTGAAAATGATCCTCAAGATATCATTATTGACTTCGCAGCATCACGTGTTGTTGACCATTCAGCTATTGAAGCCGTTGATACTATCGCTGAGCGTTACTCTAAAGCAGGTAAAAAAGTACATCTTCGTCACTTAAGCCAAGATTGCCATGCTCTTCTAAACAAAGCAGGTAGCTTAGTTGAAATCAATGTACAAGAAGACCCTATCTATAAAGTTGTGAGCCAATAAATAGGCACATAGCTCAAATTTATTGATAGACTTTAAAAATCCCGATATGGTTCTCCTGTCGGGATTTTTATATTCACCTTTCTTTTAATGGAATAAAACATGACTGAACAAGATAAAAAAGACGAACGTTATAAACAGCGACAAGAAAAAATTAAAAACAACGTTGATAAACGTGTGGCCGAGGCTCAAGAAGAAAAAGGTCTACTCTTGATCATTACAGGGAATGGTAAAGGAAAAACCACATCAGGCTTTGGTACTGTCGCTAGAGCGGTTGGTCATGGACTTAATTGCATAGTTGCTCAATTTATCAAAGGCACTTGGGATTGCGGTGAACGAAACTTATTAGAAATGCATAACGTGCCATTCTATGTAATGAAAACTGGCTTTACTTGGAATACTCAAGATAAAGAATCAGATACAAAAGCAGCTCAAGCCGTATGGGCAGAATGTAAAAAAGCGCTCGAAGATGAGTCTATCGATTTAGTCTTGCTTGATGAAATGACGTATATGGTCACCTATGGCTATATTGATTTGGAAGAAGTAAAAACAGCGCTATCTAATCGCCCTAAAATGCAATCTGTCGTAATTACAGGCGAGCAGCCCATCGTGAGTTAATTGAAATGGCAGATACCGTTTCTGAAGTGCGAAGTGTTAAACATGCATTCGATTCAGGTATTAAGGCGTTAAAAGGCATTGATTGGTAATGCCTAAAACAAAAATGGCCTACTCTC encodes:
- the rpmF gene encoding 50S ribosomal protein L32; its protein translation is MAVQKSKKSRSMRGMRRSHDALTTSAVSVDATSGETHLRHNVTADGYYRGRKVINK
- the yceD gene encoding 23S rRNA accumulation protein YceD, producing the protein MQKVKLPRTVDAARTAQKRMDYDGIIQSSILKRLAESTVDVKSDAEVTLSFKVDEQRLAVISGKADVDVLLECQRCNENFEHHLSVSFTYTPFLSEEKAALVPEDYELVDLNEFGEVDLVELVTDEFILALPQVAMHDIEDCQVKSNNLVFGEIPEEEEKPNPFDVLKSLKQQ
- a CDS encoding Maf family protein; translated protein: MQSKLILASTSPFRKEILSKIQLDFDAISPVCDETPLKNESPINLVTRLAETKANSCGIEDPNYLIIGSDQVCVINEKIIGKPLTREKAVQQLEEASGQKITFYTGLSVFNTTTKQAETICEEFNVYFRKLSRQQIENYVDKEEPFYCAGSFKCEGLGIALFEKLEGKDPNTLIGLPLISLIDMLEKQGLNVL
- the rluC gene encoding 23S rRNA pseudouridine(955/2504/2580) synthase RluC, with protein sequence MNDDKPKVQFVDIDDDFAGQRIDNFLLARLKNVPKSMIYRIVRKGEVRVNKKRIKPEYKLQEGDVVRIPPVKVPESTAPDLPNVKLGKVAELEHCIIYEDDHVLILNKPSGTAVHGGSGLKFGAIEALRALRPDARFLELVHRIDRDTSGILLVAKKRSALRRLQEQFRNKTVQKYYFALVMGQWKNSCKVVNAPLLKNEVNSIVRVNPNGKPSETRFKVLEKFEQATLIQASPITGRTHQIRVHTQYTGHPIGWDDRYGDRRFDAYTGQFGLDRLFLHAANIKFTHPATEELMDISAPMEAKLERVLKGLRSKN
- a CDS encoding SulP family inorganic anion transporter, with translation MFEFPKFSNHSVKNDVLSGLTVALALVPEAVAFAFVAGVDPMVGLYAAFIVGLITSLIGGRPGMISGATGAMAVVMVSLVSVHGVQYLFAAIMLAGILQISAGLFKLGKFIRIVPHPVMIGFVNGLAIVIFLAQLGQFKAPDALGNLDWLQGDQMMLMLGLVAVTMAIIHFLPKLTTAVPSSLVAIIVVTGLVQGLDLDTRTVVDFLRTMSGNDSATLAGSLPTFALPVVPLSLETLYIIFPYALILAAIGLIESLLTLTVIDEMTGTRGQSNRECVGQGVANVTCSVFGAMGGCAMIGQSMINVNSGGRGRLSGIVAAVMLLVFILFASSLIEMIPLAALVGVMFMVVIGTFEWATFKLARRVPKQDFFVIVLVTVVTVFTDLAVAVAVGVIASALMFAWQHAKHIFSTNSVNEEGSKVYEINGPIFFGSAANFLELFDVENDPQDIIIDFAASRVVDHSAIEAVDTIAERYSKAGKKVHLRHLSQDCHALLNKAGSLVEINVQEDPIYKVVSQ